The following coding sequences lie in one Paroedura picta isolate Pp20150507F chromosome 10, Ppicta_v3.0, whole genome shotgun sequence genomic window:
- the PCDH10 gene encoding protocadherin-10 isoform X11 codes for MVVLVLFALIWMVEGALSQLHYTVQEEQEHGTFVGNIAEDLGLDITKLSARRFQTVPNSRSPYLDLNLETGVLYVNEKIDREQICKQNPSCQLHLEVFLENPLELFRVEIEVLDINDNPPAFPEPDLTVEISESATPGTRFPLESAFDPDVGTNALRTYEITPNGYFSLDVQTQPDGNRFAELVLSKPLDREQQAVHRYVLTAVDGGQPQQRTGTALLTIRVLDSNDNVPAFEQPVYTVSLPENSPPGTLVLQLNASDPDEGQNGEIIYSFSSHISARARELFGISPRTGRLEVNGELDFEESGVYQVYVQAKDLGPNAVPAHCKVLVRVLDANDNAPEISFSTVKEAVSEAAAPGTVVALFSVSDRDSEENGQVHCELLQGDAPFRLKSSFKNYYTIVTEGPLDREQPGGEAYTLTVVARDLGEPPLSTSKSIQVRVSDVNDNAPRFSQPVYQVYVSENNVPGAYIYAVSASDRDQGANAQLAYSILESQIQGMSVFTYVSINSENGFLYALRSFDYEQLKEFSFQVEARDAGGGEEQEGGGGEEALAGNATVNIVVVDQNDNAPAIVSPLPGRNGTPAREVLPRGAEPGYLVTRVAAVDADDGENARLTYSIVRGNEASLFRMDWRTGELRTARKVPAKRDPQRPYELVIEVRDHGQPPLSSTAALHVLLVDSAVERQGAGAGGGAGGGGGLGPGGAGGPGGEHRPSRSGAGGGGSGGETSLDLTLILIIALGSVSFIFLLAMIVLAVRCQKEKKLNIYTCLASDCCLSCCCCCPCCSRQARARKKKLSKSDIMLVQSSNVPSNPAQVPVEEAASFGSNHHNQNYCYQVCLTPESAKTDLMFLKPCSPSRSTDAEHNPCGAIVTGYTDQQPDIISNGSILSSETKHQRAELSYLVDRPRRVNSSAFQEADIVSSKDSGHGDSEQGDSDHDATNRGQSSGLAICGSQSGL; via the exons ATGGTCGTGCTAGTCCTCTTTGCCTTAATCTGGATGGTGGAGGGGGCCCTGTCGCAGCTTCACTACACCGTGCAAGAGGAGCAAGAGCATGGCACTTTCGTGGGGAATATCGCCGAGGATCTGGGCTTGGACATTACAAAACTTTCGGCTCGCCGCTTCCAGACGGTGCCCAATTCGCGGAGCCCTTACCTGGACCTCAACCTGGAGACCGGGGTGCTGTACGTGAACGAGAAGATCGACCGCGAGCAGATCTGCAAGCAGAACCCGTCGTGCCAGCTGCACCTGGAAGTCTTCCTGGAGAACCCGCTGGAGCTCTTCCGCGTGGAGATCGAAGTGCTCGACATCAACGACAACCCGCCCGCCTTCCCGGAGCCCGACCTGACGGTGGAGATTTCCGAGAGCGCCACGCCGGGCACCCGCTTCCCCCTGGAGAGCGCCTTCGACCCGGACGTGGGCACCAACGCGCTGCGCACCTACGAGATCACCCCGAACGGCTATTTCTCGCTGGACGTGCAGACGCAGCCCGACGGCAACCGCTTCGCCGAGCTGGTGCTGTCCAAGCCCTTGGACCGCGAGCAGCAGGCGGTGCACCGCTACGTGCTGACGGCCGTCGACGGCGGCCAGCCTCAGCAGCGCACCGGCACAGCCCTGCTCACGATCCGAGTGCTGGACTCCAACGACAACGTGCCCGCCTTCGAGCAGCCCGTCTACACCGTCTCCCTGCCAGAGAACTCGCCGCCCGGCACGCTGGTGCTGCAGCTCAACGCCAGCGACCCGGACGAGGGCCAGAATGGCGAGATCATCTACTCCTTCAGCAGCCACATctcggcccgcgcccgcgagctCTTCGGCATCTCGCCGCGGACGGGCCGCCTGGAGGTCAACGGCGAGCTGGACTTCGAGGAGAGCGGCGTCTACCAGGTGTACGTGCAAGCCAAGGACCTGGGGCCCAACGCCGTGCCCGCCCACTGCAAGGTCTTGGTGCGGGTGCTCGACGCCAACGACAACGCGCCCGAGATTAGCTTCTCCACCGTCAAGGAGGCCGTGAGCGAGGCGGCGGCGCCCGGCACGGTGGTGGCCCTGTTCAGCGTCTCCGACCGGGACTCCGAGGAGAACGGGCAAGTGCACTGCGAGCTGCTGCAGGGCGACGCGCCGTTCCGCCTGAAGAGCTCCTTCAAGAACTACTACACCATCGTCACCGAGGGGCCCCTGGACCGCGAGCAGCCCGGCGGCGAGGCCTACACGCTGACGGTGGTGGCGCGGGACCTGGGCGAGCCGCCGCTGAGCACCAGCAAGTCCATCCAGGTGCGCGTCAGCGACGTGAACGACAACGCGCCCCGCTTCTCGCAGCCCGTCTACCAGGTGTACGTGAGCGAAAACAACGTGCCGGGCGCCTACATCTACGCCGTCAGCGCCAGCGACCGCGACCAGGGCGCCAACGCGCAGCTGGCCTACTCCATCCTGGAGAGCCAGATCCAGGGCATGTCGGTCTTCACCTACGTGTCCATCAACTCCGAGAACGGCTTCCTCTACGCCCTGCGCTCCTTCGACTACGAGCAGCTCAAGGAGTTCAGCTTCCAAGTGGAGGCGCGCGACGCCGGCGGGGGCGAGGAGCAGGAGGGCGGGGGCGGCGAGGAGGCGCTGGCCGGCAACGCCACCGTCAACATCGTGGTGGTCGACCAGAACGACAACGCGCCCGCCATCGTCAGCCCGCTGCCCGGCCGCAACGGCACGCCGGCGAGAGAGGTGCTGCCCCGCGGCGCCGAGCCGGGCTACCTGGTGACCCGCGTGGCGGCCGTGGACGCGGACGACGGCGAGAACGCGCGCCTGACCTACAGCATCGTGCGCGGCAACGAGGCCAGCCTCTTCCGCATGGACTGGCGGACCGGCGAGCTGCGCACGGCGCGCAAAGTGCCGGCCAAGCGCGACCCGCAGCGGCCCTACGAGCTGGTCATCGAGGTGCGCGACCACGGCCAGCCGCCGCTCTCGTCCACGGCCGCCCTCCACGTGCTCCTGGTGGACAGCGCGGTGGAGCGGCAGGGGGCGGGCGcgggcggcggcgcgggcggcggaGGAGGGCTGGGCCCCGGCGGGGCGGGAGGGCCCGGCGGCGAGCACCGGCCCAGCCGCTCGGgggccggcggcggcgggagcggcGGCGAGACGTCCCTGGACCTCACGCTGATCCTCATCATCGCCCTGGGCTCGGTGTCCTTCATCTTCCTGCTGGCCATGATCGTGCTGGCCGTGCGCTGCCAGAAGGAGAAGAAGCTCAACATCTACACGTGCCTGGCCAGCGACTGCtgcctcagctgctgctgctgctgcccttgcTGCAGCCGCCAGGCGCGGGCCCGCAAGAAGAAGCTCAGCAAGTCCGACATCATGCTGGTGCAGAGCTCCAACGTGCCCAGCAACCCGGCCCAGGTGCCCGTCGAGGAGGCGGCCAGCTTCGGCTCCAACCACCACAACCAGAACTACTGCTACCAGGTCTGCCTCACGCCCGAGTCGGCCAAGACCGACTTGATGTTCCTCAAGCCCTGCAGCCCCTCGCGCAGCACCGACGCCGAGCACAACCCCTGCGGGGCCATCGTCACCGGGTACACCGACCAGCAGCCCGACATCATCTCCAACGGCAGTATACTGTCCAGCGAG ACTAAACACCAGCGTGCAGAGCTCAGTTATCTAGTTGATAGACCACGGCGGGTAAACAG TTCTGCATTCCAGGAAGCAGACATAGTAAGCTCTAAGGACAGTGGTCATGGAGACAGTGAGCAAGGAGACAGCGATCATGATGCCACTAATCGAGGTCAATCCTCTG
- the PCDH10 gene encoding protocadherin-10 isoform X14 yields MVVLVLFALIWMVEGALSQLHYTVQEEQEHGTFVGNIAEDLGLDITKLSARRFQTVPNSRSPYLDLNLETGVLYVNEKIDREQICKQNPSCQLHLEVFLENPLELFRVEIEVLDINDNPPAFPEPDLTVEISESATPGTRFPLESAFDPDVGTNALRTYEITPNGYFSLDVQTQPDGNRFAELVLSKPLDREQQAVHRYVLTAVDGGQPQQRTGTALLTIRVLDSNDNVPAFEQPVYTVSLPENSPPGTLVLQLNASDPDEGQNGEIIYSFSSHISARARELFGISPRTGRLEVNGELDFEESGVYQVYVQAKDLGPNAVPAHCKVLVRVLDANDNAPEISFSTVKEAVSEAAAPGTVVALFSVSDRDSEENGQVHCELLQGDAPFRLKSSFKNYYTIVTEGPLDREQPGGEAYTLTVVARDLGEPPLSTSKSIQVRVSDVNDNAPRFSQPVYQVYVSENNVPGAYIYAVSASDRDQGANAQLAYSILESQIQGMSVFTYVSINSENGFLYALRSFDYEQLKEFSFQVEARDAGGGEEQEGGGGEEALAGNATVNIVVVDQNDNAPAIVSPLPGRNGTPAREVLPRGAEPGYLVTRVAAVDADDGENARLTYSIVRGNEASLFRMDWRTGELRTARKVPAKRDPQRPYELVIEVRDHGQPPLSSTAALHVLLVDSAVERQGAGAGGGAGGGGGLGPGGAGGPGGEHRPSRSGAGGGGSGGETSLDLTLILIIALGSVSFIFLLAMIVLAVRCQKEKKLNIYTCLASDCCLSCCCCCPCCSRQARARKKKLSKSDIMLVQSSNVPSNPAQVPVEEAASFGSNHHNQNYCYQVCLTPESAKTDLMFLKPCSPSRSTDAEHNPCGAIVTGYTDQQPDIISNGSILSSETKHQRAELSYLVDRPRRVNSSAFQEADIVSSKDSGHGDSEQGDSDHDATNRGQSSGLLCL; encoded by the exons ATGGTCGTGCTAGTCCTCTTTGCCTTAATCTGGATGGTGGAGGGGGCCCTGTCGCAGCTTCACTACACCGTGCAAGAGGAGCAAGAGCATGGCACTTTCGTGGGGAATATCGCCGAGGATCTGGGCTTGGACATTACAAAACTTTCGGCTCGCCGCTTCCAGACGGTGCCCAATTCGCGGAGCCCTTACCTGGACCTCAACCTGGAGACCGGGGTGCTGTACGTGAACGAGAAGATCGACCGCGAGCAGATCTGCAAGCAGAACCCGTCGTGCCAGCTGCACCTGGAAGTCTTCCTGGAGAACCCGCTGGAGCTCTTCCGCGTGGAGATCGAAGTGCTCGACATCAACGACAACCCGCCCGCCTTCCCGGAGCCCGACCTGACGGTGGAGATTTCCGAGAGCGCCACGCCGGGCACCCGCTTCCCCCTGGAGAGCGCCTTCGACCCGGACGTGGGCACCAACGCGCTGCGCACCTACGAGATCACCCCGAACGGCTATTTCTCGCTGGACGTGCAGACGCAGCCCGACGGCAACCGCTTCGCCGAGCTGGTGCTGTCCAAGCCCTTGGACCGCGAGCAGCAGGCGGTGCACCGCTACGTGCTGACGGCCGTCGACGGCGGCCAGCCTCAGCAGCGCACCGGCACAGCCCTGCTCACGATCCGAGTGCTGGACTCCAACGACAACGTGCCCGCCTTCGAGCAGCCCGTCTACACCGTCTCCCTGCCAGAGAACTCGCCGCCCGGCACGCTGGTGCTGCAGCTCAACGCCAGCGACCCGGACGAGGGCCAGAATGGCGAGATCATCTACTCCTTCAGCAGCCACATctcggcccgcgcccgcgagctCTTCGGCATCTCGCCGCGGACGGGCCGCCTGGAGGTCAACGGCGAGCTGGACTTCGAGGAGAGCGGCGTCTACCAGGTGTACGTGCAAGCCAAGGACCTGGGGCCCAACGCCGTGCCCGCCCACTGCAAGGTCTTGGTGCGGGTGCTCGACGCCAACGACAACGCGCCCGAGATTAGCTTCTCCACCGTCAAGGAGGCCGTGAGCGAGGCGGCGGCGCCCGGCACGGTGGTGGCCCTGTTCAGCGTCTCCGACCGGGACTCCGAGGAGAACGGGCAAGTGCACTGCGAGCTGCTGCAGGGCGACGCGCCGTTCCGCCTGAAGAGCTCCTTCAAGAACTACTACACCATCGTCACCGAGGGGCCCCTGGACCGCGAGCAGCCCGGCGGCGAGGCCTACACGCTGACGGTGGTGGCGCGGGACCTGGGCGAGCCGCCGCTGAGCACCAGCAAGTCCATCCAGGTGCGCGTCAGCGACGTGAACGACAACGCGCCCCGCTTCTCGCAGCCCGTCTACCAGGTGTACGTGAGCGAAAACAACGTGCCGGGCGCCTACATCTACGCCGTCAGCGCCAGCGACCGCGACCAGGGCGCCAACGCGCAGCTGGCCTACTCCATCCTGGAGAGCCAGATCCAGGGCATGTCGGTCTTCACCTACGTGTCCATCAACTCCGAGAACGGCTTCCTCTACGCCCTGCGCTCCTTCGACTACGAGCAGCTCAAGGAGTTCAGCTTCCAAGTGGAGGCGCGCGACGCCGGCGGGGGCGAGGAGCAGGAGGGCGGGGGCGGCGAGGAGGCGCTGGCCGGCAACGCCACCGTCAACATCGTGGTGGTCGACCAGAACGACAACGCGCCCGCCATCGTCAGCCCGCTGCCCGGCCGCAACGGCACGCCGGCGAGAGAGGTGCTGCCCCGCGGCGCCGAGCCGGGCTACCTGGTGACCCGCGTGGCGGCCGTGGACGCGGACGACGGCGAGAACGCGCGCCTGACCTACAGCATCGTGCGCGGCAACGAGGCCAGCCTCTTCCGCATGGACTGGCGGACCGGCGAGCTGCGCACGGCGCGCAAAGTGCCGGCCAAGCGCGACCCGCAGCGGCCCTACGAGCTGGTCATCGAGGTGCGCGACCACGGCCAGCCGCCGCTCTCGTCCACGGCCGCCCTCCACGTGCTCCTGGTGGACAGCGCGGTGGAGCGGCAGGGGGCGGGCGcgggcggcggcgcgggcggcggaGGAGGGCTGGGCCCCGGCGGGGCGGGAGGGCCCGGCGGCGAGCACCGGCCCAGCCGCTCGGgggccggcggcggcgggagcggcGGCGAGACGTCCCTGGACCTCACGCTGATCCTCATCATCGCCCTGGGCTCGGTGTCCTTCATCTTCCTGCTGGCCATGATCGTGCTGGCCGTGCGCTGCCAGAAGGAGAAGAAGCTCAACATCTACACGTGCCTGGCCAGCGACTGCtgcctcagctgctgctgctgctgcccttgcTGCAGCCGCCAGGCGCGGGCCCGCAAGAAGAAGCTCAGCAAGTCCGACATCATGCTGGTGCAGAGCTCCAACGTGCCCAGCAACCCGGCCCAGGTGCCCGTCGAGGAGGCGGCCAGCTTCGGCTCCAACCACCACAACCAGAACTACTGCTACCAGGTCTGCCTCACGCCCGAGTCGGCCAAGACCGACTTGATGTTCCTCAAGCCCTGCAGCCCCTCGCGCAGCACCGACGCCGAGCACAACCCCTGCGGGGCCATCGTCACCGGGTACACCGACCAGCAGCCCGACATCATCTCCAACGGCAGTATACTGTCCAGCGAG ACTAAACACCAGCGTGCAGAGCTCAGTTATCTAGTTGATAGACCACGGCGGGTAAACAG TTCTGCATTCCAGGAAGCAGACATAGTAAGCTCTAAGGACAGTGGTCATGGAGACAGTGAGCAAGGAGACAGCGATCATGATGCCACTAATCGAGGTCAATCCTCTG